One Synechococcus sp. MU1617 DNA window includes the following coding sequences:
- a CDS encoding Y-family DNA polymerase, whose translation MVFVTALIDGNNFYASCEQSLDPALIGHPVVVLSNNDGCIVARSAEARALGIRMGTPYFKARRELERHNVVVRSSNYALYADMSQRMMSLLEAHCEELEVYSIDEAFGRIRRPRNGDLQGWARQLRARARQNLGLPIAIGLGASKGQAKLANRLAKQTPDHAGMFDLGQCDNPDRWLETIAIEDVWGIGRQLAHWCRLRGISNARHLRDMPSGELRAKCGVVGLRLQQELRGHACLPLELAPAPKQETCVSRSFSRPITSQEELHQAIATYVVRAAEKLRKQRQRAAALTIYTRTSPFAPGFYSQAASTQLDLPSNDTAVLLQAARPLVARIFRPHRPLAKAGVLMQHLQSHDILQTHLMVPMSEEQQQKRECLMQTIDRINRRYGRGTLQWAGCGLQPSWLMRREQLSRAATTRLQDLPVVRA comes from the coding sequence GTGGTCTTCGTTACTGCCCTGATCGATGGAAACAATTTCTATGCCTCCTGCGAACAGAGTCTGGACCCGGCTCTGATCGGCCACCCCGTTGTGGTGCTGTCCAACAACGACGGCTGCATCGTGGCGCGCAGTGCCGAAGCCCGTGCCCTGGGCATTCGCATGGGGACGCCGTACTTCAAGGCGCGCCGGGAGCTTGAACGGCACAACGTGGTGGTGCGCAGTTCGAACTACGCGCTCTATGCCGACATGAGCCAGCGGATGATGAGCCTGCTGGAGGCCCACTGCGAAGAGCTGGAGGTGTACTCAATCGATGAAGCCTTCGGGAGGATTCGTCGTCCCCGCAATGGCGACCTGCAGGGTTGGGCCCGCCAGCTGCGGGCACGGGCACGGCAAAACCTCGGCCTTCCGATCGCCATCGGCCTAGGGGCCAGCAAGGGCCAGGCCAAGCTGGCCAATCGCCTGGCCAAACAGACCCCAGACCATGCCGGGATGTTCGACCTCGGCCAATGCGACAACCCCGATCGCTGGCTGGAAACGATTGCGATCGAGGATGTCTGGGGGATCGGTCGCCAGTTGGCCCATTGGTGCCGCCTGCGGGGCATCAGCAACGCACGACACCTCCGGGACATGCCGAGCGGTGAACTGCGCGCCAAATGCGGCGTGGTGGGTCTGCGGCTGCAACAGGAGCTGCGGGGCCATGCCTGCCTGCCGCTGGAGCTTGCACCGGCACCGAAGCAAGAAACCTGCGTGAGCCGCAGTTTCAGCCGACCCATCACCAGCCAGGAGGAGCTGCACCAGGCCATCGCCACCTATGTGGTGCGCGCCGCCGAGAAATTGCGCAAGCAACGGCAACGGGCAGCAGCCCTCACCATCTACACCCGCACCAGCCCGTTCGCTCCTGGGTTTTACAGCCAAGCCGCCAGCACGCAGCTAGACCTACCCAGCAATGACACTGCCGTGCTGCTGCAGGCGGCACGACCCTTGGTGGCACGGATCTTTCGCCCCCACCGTCCGCTGGCCAAGGCCGGCGTGCTGATGCAGCACCTGCAGAGCCACGACATCCTGCAGACCCATCTGATGGTGCCGATGAGTGAGGAGCAGCAGCAGAAACGGGAGTGCCTGATGCAGACCATCGACCGGATCAATCGGCGTTACGGGCGTGGAACCCTGCAATGGGCCGGTTGCGGACTGCAGCCCAGTTGGTTGATGCGGCGGGAGCAACTCAGCCGTGCCGCCACCACCCGTCTGCAGGATCTGCCGGTGGTGAGGGCCTGA
- the dnaG gene encoding DNA primase has protein sequence MVNARLHPRTIEAVKERADIVDVVGEHVVLKKKGREFVGICPFHDDSKPSMTVSPAKQFYYCFSCGAGGNSIKFLMEFQRQSFSDVVLDLARRYQLPIETVDGPQQERLRQQLSRRDKLQRALALAAGWFRSQLMAPTGAEALKYLSEARGLSPATQETFQLGYAPDQWDGLLKHLQQVEGLAPELLEAAGLVVPRKGGNGFYDRFRHRVIVPIHDRQGRVIGFGGRSLDGSEPKYLNSPETEVFEKGKHLFGLDKASNAIRKDDRAVVVEGYFDVIALHAAGITNAVASLGTALSSQQITQLCRVSDSKRIVLNFDADGAGVRAANRAIGEVEQLAMQGQLELRVLHLPSGKDPDEFLKQNGAGDYRALLDQAPLWLDWQIEQVLEERDLTRADQFQQAVTALVGLLGKLPQSAVRTHYLQRVAERLSGGQGRLALQLEDDLRQQVKGQRWHGRSSRHEQPGESGQRERCEADLLRLYLHCPRHRATIRQELRKRELEDFAIPHHRHLWAAITDLEETNLGEGRLESISRCDDDGEGLDLIDLPRLLTDQLLLESSALVSRLTPLLEPGELQRVALAEPLEQLRGIAALLERQKSLKRCRHLLEAWGGQRLQTLESCIAVLIDQEASSDQASVDMEVRIQALFDDLNRDALRYQELYYTERKHIGHLDQQRCASYTVPPAA, from the coding sequence ATGGTGAACGCCCGCCTGCACCCCAGAACGATCGAGGCCGTGAAGGAACGGGCCGACATCGTTGATGTGGTGGGCGAGCACGTGGTGCTCAAGAAGAAGGGACGGGAATTCGTCGGGATCTGTCCGTTCCATGACGACAGCAAACCGTCGATGACGGTGTCGCCCGCCAAGCAGTTCTACTACTGCTTCTCCTGTGGTGCGGGCGGCAACTCCATCAAGTTCCTGATGGAGTTCCAGCGCCAGAGTTTCAGCGATGTGGTGCTGGATCTGGCGCGGCGATATCAGCTGCCGATCGAGACGGTCGATGGTCCGCAGCAGGAGCGGTTGCGGCAACAGTTGTCCCGCAGGGACAAGCTGCAACGGGCCCTTGCCCTGGCTGCCGGTTGGTTTCGCAGCCAGTTGATGGCACCCACGGGCGCAGAGGCCCTCAAATACCTCAGTGAGGCCAGAGGGCTGAGCCCTGCCACCCAGGAGACCTTCCAGCTTGGCTATGCGCCGGATCAGTGGGATGGTCTGCTGAAGCATCTTCAACAGGTGGAGGGGCTGGCGCCGGAGCTTCTCGAGGCTGCAGGGCTGGTGGTTCCCCGCAAGGGCGGCAACGGGTTTTATGACCGCTTCCGCCATCGGGTGATCGTGCCGATCCATGACCGTCAGGGTCGGGTGATCGGTTTCGGGGGACGCAGCCTTGATGGCAGCGAACCGAAATACCTCAACTCCCCCGAGACCGAAGTGTTCGAGAAGGGGAAGCATCTGTTCGGCCTCGATAAGGCCTCCAATGCCATCCGCAAGGACGACAGGGCCGTCGTGGTGGAGGGTTATTTCGATGTGATCGCCCTCCATGCCGCCGGCATTACCAACGCTGTGGCCTCCCTCGGCACGGCCCTGAGCAGTCAGCAGATCACCCAGTTGTGCCGCGTCAGCGACAGCAAGCGGATCGTTCTGAATTTCGACGCCGACGGGGCCGGTGTTCGTGCGGCCAATCGGGCCATCGGCGAGGTGGAGCAGCTGGCGATGCAGGGCCAGCTGGAGCTGCGGGTTCTGCACCTGCCGTCCGGGAAGGATCCCGATGAGTTCCTCAAACAGAACGGTGCCGGCGATTACCGCGCTCTGCTGGATCAGGCCCCCCTCTGGCTGGATTGGCAGATCGAGCAGGTGCTGGAGGAGCGCGATCTCACCAGGGCCGACCAGTTCCAACAGGCGGTCACGGCCCTGGTGGGGCTGCTGGGCAAACTGCCCCAGTCCGCCGTGCGCACCCATTACCTGCAGCGGGTGGCGGAACGCCTCAGTGGTGGCCAAGGTCGGCTAGCGCTTCAGCTCGAGGACGACCTGCGCCAGCAGGTGAAGGGCCAGCGTTGGCATGGGCGCTCCAGCCGTCACGAGCAGCCTGGTGAATCCGGGCAGCGGGAGCGCTGTGAGGCCGATCTGCTGCGGCTGTATCTGCACTGCCCTCGGCATCGGGCCACGATTCGCCAGGAGCTGCGCAAACGCGAACTGGAGGATTTCGCCATCCCCCATCACCGCCATCTCTGGGCGGCCATTACGGATTTGGAGGAGACCAACCTGGGTGAGGGGCGCTTGGAGTCGATTAGCCGATGCGACGACGACGGCGAGGGTCTGGATCTCATCGATCTGCCCCGCTTGCTCACCGATCAACTCCTGCTGGAGAGCAGTGCGCTGGTGTCCCGCTTGACGCCTCTGCTGGAGCCTGGTGAATTGCAGCGTGTCGCCCTGGCGGAGCCGCTGGAGCAGCTGCGGGGCATTGCTGCCCTGCTGGAGCGGCAGAAAAGCTTGAAGCGCTGCAGGCACTTGTTGGAGGCCTGGGGCGGCCAGCGTCTGCAAACCCTGGAATCCTGCATCGCTGTACTGATTGATCAGGAGGCTTCGTCAGATCAGGCCTCCGTGGATATGGAGGTGCGGATACAGGCCCTTTTCGACGACCTCAACCGGGATGCACTGCGCTACCAGGAGCTCTATTACACCGAGAGAAAACACATCGGCCATCTGGATCAGCAACGTTGCGCCAGTTACACCGTTCCCCCTGCCGCCTAA
- a CDS encoding DMT family transporter — MAEPQNPQPWWNRESLRGSRALILSSLAFSLMTVCVKQLNSRLPVAEIVLCRALISIVLTAVGLRLAGVSPWGNRRGLLVARGVLGSLALLCFFEAIDQLPLASATVLQYTYPTFTAVAALLLLGEPLRRRISAAVLLGWIGITLVVQPQWLTGTTQPAQLIPALIGIGGALMTALAYVSVRRLSQTEHPLVIILYFPMISVPLTLPWVLHQGVWPQGIEWFWLLGVGVMTQLGQIWVTEGLRCLPAARATSINYVQVVFAAGWGWLWFAESINSWQVGGGMLVLAATLISLSARR, encoded by the coding sequence ATGGCCGAACCGCAGAACCCACAACCCTGGTGGAACCGGGAATCGTTGCGGGGCAGCCGTGCCCTGATCCTCAGCTCCCTGGCCTTCAGCCTGATGACGGTCTGCGTCAAGCAACTGAACAGTCGGCTTCCGGTGGCGGAAATCGTGCTCTGCCGGGCCCTGATCAGCATCGTTCTGACGGCTGTGGGGCTGCGTCTGGCTGGGGTCTCCCCCTGGGGCAATCGACGGGGGCTCTTGGTGGCACGGGGAGTGCTGGGCAGCTTGGCCCTGCTGTGCTTCTTCGAAGCAATTGACCAGCTACCGCTCGCTTCAGCGACGGTGCTCCAGTACACCTACCCCACCTTTACGGCCGTGGCAGCGCTGTTGCTGCTCGGCGAGCCCCTGCGCCGACGCATCAGTGCAGCGGTTCTGCTGGGCTGGATCGGCATCACCCTGGTGGTGCAACCGCAGTGGCTCACGGGAACAACGCAACCTGCACAACTGATCCCTGCCCTGATCGGCATTGGAGGCGCTCTGATGACTGCCCTGGCCTACGTCAGTGTGCGGCGGCTGTCTCAAACCGAGCACCCGTTAGTGATCATCCTCTATTTCCCGATGATCTCGGTGCCCCTGACCCTGCCCTGGGTTCTTCACCAAGGAGTCTGGCCCCAGGGCATCGAATGGTTTTGGCTCCTGGGGGTCGGGGTGATGACCCAGCTGGGCCAGATCTGGGTGACCGAGGGACTGCGCTGTCTGCCCGCGGCGCGAGCCACATCGATTAACTACGTGCAGGTGGTCTTTGCCGCTGGCTGGGGCTGGCTTTGGTTTGCCGAGTCGATCAATTCTTGGCAGGTGGGTGGCGGGATGCTGGTGCTGGCCGCCACCCTGATCAGCCTGTCGGCACGACGTTAG
- the ruvA gene encoding Holliday junction branch migration protein RuvA, producing the protein MIGWLQGRPMECWTQGNRSGVLLLCGGVGYEVHLTERHQHNLPADGDLNLWIHQVQREDGSSLYGFPLRQERDLFRLLISVSGVGPQAGLALMQECKPQELVEAISSGDLRRLCKAQGIGKRTAERLAVELRASIAAFAGVDPAPSLAEGVSSEQMPASGADVEATLSMLGYDDLEIRRAIRAIAEGADGEPPAGDDQDAWLRVCLQWLSRESA; encoded by the coding sequence ATGATCGGCTGGCTGCAGGGACGACCTATGGAGTGCTGGACCCAAGGCAACCGTAGCGGCGTTCTGCTGCTCTGCGGTGGTGTCGGTTATGAAGTGCACCTGACTGAGCGGCATCAGCACAACCTTCCGGCTGATGGCGATTTGAACCTATGGATTCATCAAGTGCAGCGGGAGGACGGCAGCAGCCTCTACGGCTTTCCCCTGCGCCAGGAGCGGGATTTGTTCCGGCTGTTGATCAGCGTCAGCGGTGTGGGCCCCCAGGCGGGTCTGGCACTTATGCAGGAATGCAAGCCCCAGGAGCTGGTGGAAGCGATCAGCAGCGGCGATCTGCGTCGCCTCTGCAAGGCGCAGGGCATCGGCAAACGCACCGCTGAGCGCCTGGCGGTGGAACTCAGGGCCTCGATTGCGGCTTTCGCGGGCGTGGATCCAGCCCCATCGCTGGCGGAAGGCGTCAGCTCGGAGCAGATGCCGGCAAGCGGTGCCGACGTCGAAGCCACCCTCTCAATGCTGGGTTACGACGATCTGGAAATTCGTCGGGCCATCCGTGCCATCGCGGAGGGGGCAGATGGCGAACCACCTGCTGGAGACGACCAGGACGCCTGGCTGCGGGTCTGCCTGCAATGGCTGAGCCGCGAATCGGCCTGA
- the rpsO gene encoding 30S ribosomal protein S15 produces the protein MSLDTTEKQQLINTHQTHGTDTGSAEVQVAMLSERINRLSSHLQNNIHDFSSRQGLLKMIGRRKRLLSYMRSKSEQRYADTIAKLGIRG, from the coding sequence ATGTCGCTTGATACCACCGAGAAGCAGCAGCTGATCAACACCCACCAGACCCACGGCACCGATACCGGTTCGGCCGAGGTCCAGGTGGCCATGCTGAGTGAGCGGATCAACCGTCTCAGCAGCCACCTGCAGAACAACATCCATGACTTCTCCTCACGCCAGGGGCTGCTCAAGATGATTGGCCGCCGCAAGCGCCTGCTGAGCTACATGCGGAGCAAGAGCGAGCAACGCTACGCCGATACGATCGCCAAACTGGGCATCCGCGGCTGA
- a CDS encoding PAM68 family protein: MPEQRNALPFEPKGSGKVSKPASGMPRQEAIPRYVADRMARRVAVFAGLPSLAGMGVFVGSYFVVTRGIADIAPGLTLTGSGLFFLLGLVGLSVGVLTASWDPEPGSLLGFENFKPNVQRMKESIRAQKQQQKQEKS, translated from the coding sequence ATGCCTGAGCAACGCAATGCCCTCCCCTTTGAGCCGAAAGGGTCTGGGAAGGTGAGTAAGCCTGCTTCAGGGATGCCTCGGCAGGAAGCCATTCCTCGCTACGTGGCCGATCGGATGGCCCGTCGCGTTGCTGTGTTTGCTGGACTCCCGTCCCTCGCTGGGATGGGAGTTTTTGTTGGCAGCTATTTCGTGGTCACCCGTGGCATTGCCGATATCGCTCCTGGACTAACGCTGACGGGCTCCGGCCTGTTTTTCCTCTTGGGCCTGGTGGGCCTCAGCGTTGGCGTGTTGACCGCCAGCTGGGATCCCGAACCGGGTTCTCTGCTCGGCTTCGAGAACTTCAAGCCAAACGTTCAACGGATGAAGGAGTCGATCCGGGCCCAGAAGCAGCAGCAAAAGCAAGAAAAGTCCTGA
- a CDS encoding DNA polymerase III subunit alpha: MAFVPLHNHSDYSLLDGASQLPAMVERAKQLGMPAIALTDHGVMYGAIELLKLCQGTDLKPIIGNEMYVINGSIDDPQPKKEKRYHLVVLAKNATGYRNLVKLTSISHLRGMRGRGIFSRACIDKELLKQHSEGLIIATACLGGEIAQAILRGRPDVARKVAAWYQEVFGDDYYLEIQDHGSPEDRIVNVEIVKIAKELGIQIVATNDAHYLSKQDVEAHDALLCVLTGKLITDEKRLRYTGTEYIKTEEEMGLLFGDHLEPEVVQEAIANTVKVAEKVEPYDILGRYQMPHFPIPEGHTPVSYLREVTEQGLRDRLELSPDAPLPDDYAERMAHELKIMEQMGFPTYFLVVWDYIRFAREQNIPVGPGRGSAAGSLVAYCLGITNIDPITNCLLFERFLNPERKSMPDIDTDFCIERRGEVIDYVTERYGDDKVAQIITFNRMTSKAVLKDVARVLDIPYGDADRLAKLIPVVRGKPAKLKAMIGEESPNPEFREKYEAEPTVKRWVDMAMRIEGTNKTFGVHAAGVVIAADPLDELVPLQRNNDGQVITQYFMEDVESMGLLKMDFLGLKNLTMIEKTLELVEVSSGTRVDPDKLPPQDEETFALLARGDLEGIFQLESSGMRQIVRDLKPSSLEDISSILALYRPGPLDAGLIPKFINRKHGREAIDFAHAILEPILSETYGIMVYQEQIMRIAQDLAGYSLGQADLLRRAMGKKKVSEMQKHRGIFVQGAGERGVDEKVADELFDQMVLFAEYCFNKSHSTAYGAVTYQTAYLKAHYPVAYMAALLTVNAGAADKVQRYISNCNAMGIEVMPPDVNASLIDFTPNGDRILFGLSAVRNLGDGAIRRLIAARDSDGPFRSLADLCDRIPSSVLNRRGLESLIHCGALDAMDPQANRAQLMADLDLLLDWASSRAKDRDSGQGNLFDLMAPVADTDGPADLSHAPKASPVPDYPPTEKLRLEKDLVGFYLSDHPLKQLTPSSKLLAPIGLGSLEEQPDKAKVSAIAMVAEMRQVTTRKGDRMAILQLEDLTGSCEAVVFPKSYARLADHLMAEARLLVWAGVDRRDERVQLIIDDCRAVDELNLLLVQLPSDQASDIAIQHKLRECLNQHRPERDELGVKVPVVAEVCHGDSVRYVRLGSQFCVKDVDAAIASLRTQSFEARSSDRLVLS, translated from the coding sequence ATGGCTTTCGTTCCTCTCCACAACCACAGCGACTACAGCCTTCTGGATGGTGCGTCGCAGTTGCCGGCCATGGTGGAGCGGGCGAAGCAGCTGGGCATGCCAGCCATCGCCTTGACCGATCACGGCGTGATGTACGGCGCGATTGAGCTGCTGAAGCTCTGTCAGGGCACAGATCTCAAGCCGATCATCGGCAATGAGATGTATGTGATCAATGGGTCCATCGACGACCCGCAACCCAAGAAGGAGAAGCGATACCACCTGGTGGTGTTGGCGAAAAACGCCACCGGCTACCGCAATCTGGTGAAGCTCACCAGCATCAGTCACCTGCGGGGGATGCGTGGACGCGGGATTTTCTCCCGTGCCTGCATCGACAAGGAGCTGCTGAAGCAACACAGCGAAGGCCTGATCATCGCGACGGCGTGCCTCGGTGGCGAGATCGCCCAGGCGATTTTGCGTGGTCGCCCCGATGTAGCTCGCAAGGTGGCGGCTTGGTACCAGGAGGTCTTCGGCGACGACTACTACCTCGAGATCCAGGACCACGGCTCCCCGGAGGATCGGATCGTCAACGTTGAGATCGTCAAAATTGCCAAGGAACTCGGCATCCAGATCGTTGCCACCAACGATGCCCACTACTTGAGCAAGCAGGACGTTGAAGCCCACGACGCCTTGCTCTGCGTGCTCACCGGCAAGCTGATCACCGATGAGAAGCGGCTGCGTTACACCGGTACCGAATACATCAAGACCGAAGAGGAGATGGGTCTTCTCTTCGGGGATCACCTCGAGCCTGAGGTGGTTCAGGAAGCGATCGCCAACACCGTCAAGGTGGCCGAGAAGGTGGAGCCCTACGACATCCTCGGGCGCTATCAAATGCCTCACTTCCCGATTCCCGAGGGCCATACCCCCGTCAGCTACCTGAGGGAGGTGACGGAGCAGGGATTGCGGGATCGGCTCGAGCTCAGCCCGGACGCTCCCTTGCCCGACGACTACGCCGAGCGCATGGCCCATGAGCTCAAGATCATGGAGCAGATGGGATTCCCCACTTACTTCCTAGTGGTCTGGGATTACATCCGTTTTGCCCGGGAACAGAACATTCCCGTCGGCCCTGGCCGTGGCTCCGCTGCAGGGTCGCTTGTCGCTTATTGCCTTGGGATCACCAACATCGATCCGATCACCAACTGTCTCCTGTTTGAACGCTTTCTCAATCCGGAACGCAAGTCGATGCCTGATATCGACACCGACTTCTGCATCGAGCGTCGTGGTGAGGTGATCGACTACGTCACCGAGCGCTATGGCGATGACAAGGTGGCGCAGATCATCACCTTCAACCGGATGACCTCCAAGGCGGTTTTGAAGGATGTGGCCCGGGTGCTCGATATTCCCTACGGCGATGCCGACCGTCTGGCGAAGCTGATCCCAGTGGTTCGTGGCAAGCCCGCCAAGCTCAAGGCAATGATCGGTGAGGAATCCCCCAACCCCGAGTTCCGCGAGAAGTACGAGGCGGAACCAACAGTGAAGCGTTGGGTTGATATGGCGATGCGGATTGAAGGCACCAACAAAACCTTCGGTGTTCATGCGGCTGGTGTGGTCATCGCCGCTGACCCCCTCGATGAACTGGTTCCGTTGCAGCGCAACAACGACGGTCAGGTGATCACGCAGTACTTCATGGAAGACGTGGAATCCATGGGTCTGTTGAAGATGGATTTCCTGGGGTTGAAGAACCTCACGATGATCGAAAAGACCCTCGAGTTGGTGGAGGTGAGTAGCGGCACCCGTGTCGACCCCGACAAACTGCCGCCTCAGGATGAAGAGACCTTTGCCCTTCTGGCGCGAGGTGATCTTGAGGGGATCTTCCAGTTGGAATCCAGCGGAATGCGGCAGATCGTGCGTGATCTCAAGCCTTCATCGCTGGAAGACATCTCCTCGATCCTTGCCCTCTACAGGCCGGGTCCCCTTGATGCCGGGTTGATTCCTAAATTCATCAACCGCAAGCACGGCCGCGAGGCGATCGATTTCGCTCACGCGATTTTGGAGCCGATCCTGTCAGAGACCTACGGGATCATGGTGTATCAGGAACAGATCATGCGCATCGCGCAGGATCTAGCTGGTTACTCCCTGGGTCAGGCAGACCTGCTTAGGCGAGCGATGGGCAAGAAAAAGGTGTCCGAGATGCAGAAGCACCGCGGCATCTTCGTCCAGGGTGCTGGAGAGCGCGGCGTTGATGAAAAGGTCGCCGACGAACTGTTCGATCAGATGGTTCTCTTCGCTGAATACTGCTTCAACAAGAGCCATTCCACGGCCTATGGCGCCGTCACGTATCAGACGGCTTATTTAAAAGCGCACTACCCGGTCGCTTATATGGCGGCTCTGCTTACGGTGAATGCCGGAGCCGCCGACAAGGTGCAGCGCTACATCTCCAATTGCAATGCAATGGGGATTGAGGTGATGCCCCCGGATGTGAATGCCTCGCTTATCGATTTCACCCCCAACGGCGATCGGATCCTGTTTGGCCTCTCCGCCGTTCGCAACCTTGGTGATGGTGCGATCCGTCGATTGATCGCCGCCCGCGATAGCGATGGACCCTTCCGTTCCCTGGCGGATCTGTGTGACCGGATCCCGTCTTCGGTGCTCAACCGCCGTGGTCTGGAGTCGTTGATTCACTGCGGTGCCCTGGATGCCATGGATCCGCAGGCCAACCGTGCTCAGTTGATGGCTGATCTGGATCTTCTGCTCGACTGGGCCTCATCACGGGCCAAAGACCGAGACAGCGGCCAGGGCAATCTCTTTGATCTGATGGCTCCTGTCGCCGATACCGATGGGCCAGCGGATCTCAGCCATGCACCCAAGGCTTCACCGGTGCCGGACTATCCCCCAACCGAAAAGCTTCGTCTCGAAAAAGATCTGGTGGGCTTCTACCTGTCAGATCACCCGCTTAAACAGCTCACGCCCTCGTCGAAGTTGCTGGCGCCCATTGGCCTGGGCTCCCTGGAAGAGCAGCCAGACAAAGCCAAGGTGAGTGCCATTGCGATGGTGGCTGAAATGCGCCAAGTCACCACCCGTAAGGGCGATCGCATGGCGATCCTGCAGCTCGAGGATCTCACCGGAAGTTGCGAAGCCGTGGTGTTCCCCAAGAGCTACGCCCGCCTCGCGGACCATCTCATGGCTGAAGCACGCCTCTTGGTCTGGGCTGGCGTTGATCGGCGTGACGAGCGCGTTCAGCTGATCATTGACGACTGCCGCGCCGTTGATGAGCTCAATCTGCTGCTGGTTCAGCTTCCCTCTGATCAGGCCAGCGACATCGCCATTCAGCACAAGCTGAGGGAATGCCTGAACCAACATCGCCCCGAGCGGGATGAGCTGGGCGTGAAGGTGCCTGTTGTCGCCGAAGTGTGCCACGGCGACAGCGTTCGCTATGTGCGACTTGGCTCCCAGTTCTGCGTAAAAGACGTTGATGCAGCAATCGCGTCGCTGCGCACCCAATCGTTTGAGGCCCGTAGCAGCGACCGTTTGGTGCTCTCCTGA
- the gatA gene encoding Asp-tRNA(Asn)/Glu-tRNA(Gln) amidotransferase subunit GatA produces MDRRDMTISAWRQQLQSGEVSSRELVDQHLKRLESSEPSLNAFVEVTAEKARAEASRIDEARAAGEKLGPLAGLPLAIKDNLCTKGVRTTCSSRMLEQFVPPYESTVTERLWQAGGVLVGKTNLDEFAMGGSTETSAFGATQNPWNTAHVPGGSSGGSAAAVAAGSCLASLGSDTGGSIRQPASFCGVVGLKPTYGRVSRWGLVAFASSLDQVGPFAGSVADVAELLQVIAGPDPRDSTCLDVSVPDFSAGLNQPIKGLKVGVIKECFDAEGLDDEVKASVQASAAQLEALGAELVEVSCPRFNDGIATYYVIAPSEASANLARYDGVKYGFRAENAESLASMTALSRAEGFGAEVQRRILIGTYALSAGYVDAYYKKAQQVRTLIRRDFDAAFQSVDVLLTPTAPSTAFKAGAHADDPLAMYLADLLTIPVNLAGLPAISVPCGFSAAGLPIGMQLIGNVLDEPRLLQVAHQYEQAAQVFASRPEAALVP; encoded by the coding sequence ATGGATCGCAGGGACATGACGATCAGCGCGTGGCGTCAGCAATTGCAGAGCGGCGAGGTCTCCTCCCGCGAGCTCGTTGATCAGCACCTCAAGCGGCTCGAAAGTTCTGAGCCTTCGTTGAACGCTTTTGTTGAAGTCACGGCCGAGAAAGCACGTGCTGAGGCGTCGCGTATCGATGAAGCCCGGGCCGCCGGCGAGAAGCTTGGCCCTTTGGCGGGATTGCCACTGGCGATCAAGGACAACCTCTGCACCAAAGGTGTTCGCACCACCTGCTCCAGCCGCATGCTCGAGCAGTTTGTGCCGCCCTACGAATCCACGGTCACCGAGCGGCTTTGGCAGGCCGGAGGTGTGTTAGTCGGCAAGACAAACCTGGATGAGTTCGCCATGGGCGGCTCAACCGAAACGTCTGCGTTTGGTGCCACACAGAATCCCTGGAACACCGCCCATGTGCCGGGTGGAAGCTCCGGTGGCAGTGCAGCGGCCGTCGCCGCCGGTAGTTGCCTCGCTTCGCTTGGTTCCGACACTGGTGGCTCCATCCGCCAACCGGCGTCGTTCTGTGGCGTGGTGGGCCTCAAACCCACCTACGGCCGGGTCAGCCGTTGGGGCCTGGTGGCCTTCGCCAGTTCCCTGGATCAGGTGGGTCCTTTCGCCGGCAGCGTTGCTGATGTGGCCGAACTGCTTCAGGTGATCGCCGGGCCCGACCCTCGCGATTCCACCTGTCTTGATGTGTCGGTTCCCGACTTCAGCGCTGGCCTCAACCAGCCCATTAAGGGCCTCAAGGTGGGGGTGATCAAGGAGTGCTTCGACGCCGAAGGCCTCGATGATGAGGTGAAGGCGTCGGTGCAGGCCTCTGCTGCTCAACTGGAGGCTCTTGGCGCTGAACTGGTGGAGGTGAGCTGCCCCCGGTTCAACGACGGCATCGCCACCTACTACGTGATTGCACCATCGGAGGCCTCGGCCAATTTGGCGCGGTATGACGGGGTCAAATACGGCTTCCGCGCAGAAAACGCCGAGAGTCTTGCTTCGATGACTGCGCTCAGCCGTGCTGAAGGGTTTGGCGCTGAGGTGCAACGTCGAATCCTGATCGGCACCTATGCCCTTTCTGCCGGGTATGTCGATGCCTACTACAAGAAAGCGCAGCAGGTGCGCACCCTGATCCGGCGAGACTTTGATGCGGCCTTCCAGAGTGTGGATGTCCTGCTGACGCCAACAGCACCGTCCACGGCCTTCAAGGCTGGCGCTCACGCCGATGACCCTCTGGCGATGTATTTGGCTGACCTGCTGACGATTCCGGTCAACCTGGCTGGACTTCCGGCCATCAGTGTTCCCTGTGGATTCAGTGCGGCGGGTCTGCCGATCGGGATGCAGCTGATCGGCAATGTGTTGGATGAACCACGTCTTCTTCAGGTGGCTCACCAGTACGAGCAGGCTGCGCAGGTGTTTGCGTCACGTCCGGAAGCCGCGCTGGTCCCCTGA
- a CDS encoding DUF1816 domain-containing protein — MSPLIRPLRSLANGFGFAWWARVQTSGPDVTYWFGPFITRKGLESELSSFLDDVKSEQPQSISHSLLRTRRSEPLTITAEG, encoded by the coding sequence ATGAGTCCCCTGATTCGGCCGCTGCGCAGCCTTGCCAATGGCTTTGGATTCGCTTGGTGGGCTCGTGTTCAGACCTCAGGCCCTGATGTGACCTATTGGTTTGGTCCCTTCATCACCCGCAAGGGGCTTGAGAGTGAGCTCAGTTCCTTCCTGGACGACGTCAAGTCAGAGCAACCCCAGTCGATCAGCCACTCCCTGCTGCGGACTCGGCGCTCTGAGCCCCTCACCATCACGGCTGAGGGCTGA